The following proteins are co-located in the Microbacterium sp. Clip185 genome:
- a CDS encoding glycosyltransferase family 2 protein, whose protein sequence is MTVSSQVFDPAAATITIVTYNRSALLTKLLTSIEAMDPKPGHVVVVDNASSDDTGAVIDAFRSRIGTELVYRRLETNTGGSGGFSEGMRVAYELGSTWIWLMDDDVEVLPDGLARMGNWAPRFKSIQGRRYDYDGSEFYWQYRVADRMGIPIPFAPAGFDASGYKEMNSGCFEGMFIHRDVVGQIGLPDPRFFIYWDDQLYGWLASRVTTSVIVDEFVLRRTREIKQWDMGIRHMNASSDAYRYYIMRNRAYIKRYYRELGVYNPVLFGLGTVMTFAKELIRLAVVERKVRGTGHLVRGLRDGRKIARDRSWRPMPPLVQTQPAA, encoded by the coding sequence ATGACCGTCTCCAGCCAGGTTTTCGACCCCGCCGCCGCCACGATCACGATCGTGACCTACAACCGCTCTGCTCTCCTGACGAAGCTGCTGACGAGCATCGAAGCGATGGACCCGAAGCCTGGGCACGTCGTGGTGGTCGACAACGCGTCGTCGGACGACACCGGTGCCGTCATCGACGCGTTCCGATCGCGCATCGGCACAGAGCTCGTCTACCGCCGGTTGGAGACCAACACGGGCGGCTCGGGCGGGTTCAGCGAGGGGATGCGGGTCGCGTACGAGCTCGGCTCGACGTGGATCTGGCTGATGGACGACGATGTCGAGGTGCTCCCCGACGGCCTCGCCCGCATGGGGAACTGGGCGCCGCGCTTCAAGAGCATCCAGGGCCGGCGCTACGACTACGACGGGAGCGAGTTCTACTGGCAGTACCGCGTCGCCGATCGCATGGGCATCCCGATCCCGTTCGCCCCCGCCGGCTTCGACGCCTCCGGCTACAAGGAGATGAACTCGGGCTGCTTCGAGGGGATGTTCATCCACCGGGACGTGGTGGGGCAGATCGGTCTCCCCGACCCGCGTTTCTTCATCTATTGGGACGATCAGCTGTACGGCTGGCTCGCCTCCCGCGTGACGACCTCCGTCATCGTCGACGAGTTCGTGCTGCGCCGCACGCGCGAGATCAAGCAGTGGGACATGGGCATCCGGCACATGAACGCGTCCAGCGACGCCTACCGCTACTACATCATGCGAAACCGCGCGTACATCAAGCGCTACTACCGCGAGCTGGGCGTCTACAACCCCGTCCTGTTCGGACTGGGCACGGTGATGACCTTCGCGAAGGAGCTCATCCGCCTCGCCGTCGTCGAGCGGAAGGTGCGCGGCACGGGCCATCTGGTGCGCGGCCTGCGCGACGGGCGCAAGATCGCGCGCGACCGCTCGTGGCGGCCGATGCCGCCGCTGGTGCAGACTCAGCCCGCCGCGTAG
- a CDS encoding glycosyltransferase has product MPHVLQKVVFPLDRDPDLLPLYADPETWSVIDDEPVRVSNRAQLTNILGRNRARVVSGRRVSFGTYFNAFPASYWQHWTPVRDVALTVRTQGPATILLYRSNGSGTKQRIETREVDGEATSTFHVTLDQYSDGGWIWFDIAADEKAMTFEGAEWTTETAPVRHGKASIGITTYNKPDYCVETLRSLSDAPDLLELIDRVFVIDQGTQRVADEDGYTDVAAALGETLAILTQPNLGGSGGFARAMSETLARPESDFIQLLDDDVRIEPESVRRSVVFGRYASTPTIVGAHMFDLLDRPKLHAWAEVVDEAPFMWRALYQEKLPHDFSVANLRQSPMLHMRMDADYNGWWMCLIPLEIIRKVGLSLPAFIKWDDAEFCLRAGEAGFPTVSVPGVALWHVSWVGKDDSIDWQAYFHARNRIVAALLHSSLPGGGTLLRHSRRLDLKHLMMMQYYPVALRHQAIRDLLSGPEHMWANLATAMPAARALAADYPETVVHTDTGVPLRSRRGRQVFPLRRRHEYDNPTGWRLRWFTASTLASHWLRPTSGDRSALPEVEYGKEDALWWRVPLVDSAIVSAANGSGKNVYVRDRTTFRRMLMDSVRLHRRLRREWPGLSRRYRAAASDLTSVERWRTVFEDNT; this is encoded by the coding sequence GTGCCGCATGTCCTACAGAAGGTCGTGTTCCCGCTCGACCGCGACCCCGACCTCCTGCCGCTCTACGCGGATCCCGAGACCTGGTCGGTCATCGACGACGAACCCGTGCGGGTCTCCAATCGAGCTCAGCTGACGAACATCCTGGGCCGCAACCGTGCGCGTGTCGTCAGCGGCCGCCGCGTGTCGTTCGGCACATACTTCAACGCCTTCCCGGCGTCGTACTGGCAGCACTGGACTCCGGTTCGCGACGTGGCACTCACCGTGCGCACCCAGGGACCCGCGACGATCCTGCTCTACCGATCGAATGGCAGCGGCACCAAGCAGCGCATCGAGACGCGCGAGGTGGACGGCGAGGCGACGAGCACCTTCCACGTCACACTCGACCAGTACAGCGACGGCGGCTGGATCTGGTTCGACATCGCGGCGGACGAGAAGGCGATGACCTTCGAAGGCGCAGAGTGGACCACCGAGACCGCTCCGGTCCGCCACGGCAAGGCCTCGATCGGCATCACGACATACAACAAGCCCGATTACTGCGTCGAGACGCTGCGGAGCCTCTCCGACGCCCCCGACCTGCTGGAACTGATCGATCGCGTCTTCGTGATCGACCAGGGCACACAGCGTGTCGCGGACGAGGACGGGTACACCGACGTCGCCGCCGCGCTCGGGGAGACCCTAGCCATACTGACCCAGCCCAACCTGGGCGGATCCGGCGGCTTCGCGCGCGCCATGAGCGAGACGCTGGCCCGGCCGGAGAGCGACTTCATCCAGCTGCTGGACGACGACGTGCGCATCGAGCCGGAATCGGTCCGGCGCTCCGTCGTCTTCGGCCGGTACGCATCGACACCCACGATCGTCGGCGCGCACATGTTCGACCTGCTCGATCGACCCAAGCTGCACGCCTGGGCCGAGGTCGTCGACGAGGCGCCGTTCATGTGGCGCGCGCTGTACCAGGAGAAGCTCCCGCACGACTTCAGCGTCGCCAACCTCCGACAGTCCCCCATGCTGCACATGCGCATGGACGCGGACTACAACGGATGGTGGATGTGCCTCATCCCGCTCGAGATCATCCGCAAGGTCGGCCTCTCGCTGCCCGCCTTCATCAAGTGGGACGACGCGGAGTTCTGCCTCCGGGCGGGCGAGGCGGGTTTTCCGACGGTGTCGGTGCCGGGGGTCGCCCTCTGGCACGTCTCCTGGGTCGGCAAGGACGACTCGATCGACTGGCAGGCGTACTTCCACGCTCGCAACCGGATCGTCGCGGCGCTCCTGCACTCCTCGCTGCCCGGCGGAGGGACACTGCTGCGTCACAGCCGGCGCCTCGACCTCAAGCACCTGATGATGATGCAGTACTACCCCGTCGCCCTGCGGCATCAAGCCATCCGGGACCTCCTCTCGGGTCCCGAGCACATGTGGGCGAATCTCGCCACGGCGATGCCGGCAGCTCGCGCGCTCGCAGCGGACTACCCCGAGACGGTCGTGCACACCGACACCGGCGTGCCCTTGCGCTCGCGACGGGGCCGGCAGGTGTTTCCGCTGCGCCGGCGTCACGAGTACGACAACCCGACCGGCTGGCGCCTGCGATGGTTCACCGCATCCACGCTCGCCTCGCACTGGCTGCGGCCCACCTCAGGCGACCGCTCCGCGCTTCCCGAGGTGGAGTATGGCAAAGAGGACGCTCTCTGGTGGCGCGTGCCGCTGGTCGACAGCGCCATCGTGAGTGCGGCGAACGGATCCGGCAAGAACGTCTACGTGCGCGACCGAACGACCTTCCGCCGCATGCTCATGGACAGCGTGCGCCTCCACCGACGCCTGCGCCGCGAGTGGCCTGGGCTCTCACGCCGCTACCGTGCCGCCGCATCCGATCTGACCAGCGTCGAGCGCTGGCGCACCGTGTTCGAGGACAACACATGA
- a CDS encoding O-antigen ligase family protein, producing MNAAASSGIGELLLSARMARAFTLLVFGTTFGAFAIERLMGRVTYVTMVAGLCALAVAMLVARRGELSPLRLASATLALFLGWTAVSVFWSTDQPKSLIGWVALAALSLLGVTIAHVRDTLQTARALGDVMRWLLAVSLGVEILFGILIDMPFPLLGVQGLIAELGPVQGIFGTRNALGFVAVLALITFLVEWRTSSVRPGVAVFSVILAGGLAVLSDSPTVIVIALIVGLATLTLMVVRHTRPESRPMLQATLAGIVVVALAVAYAARGPIIAMLGAGSDFSTRADLWNTILDYVRYHPVQGWGWYGTWSTTEFPFLSINVNLGERHASALNAYFDILLQVGWFGLLLFAGFCVIALVRSWLEASNRRAVVYTWTPLILTALLIDSVFESFTLFGYGWLLLVVCASRAGQSRSWRDRLDSGDPVPTVLPEEPGR from the coding sequence ATGAACGCCGCCGCTTCGTCCGGCATCGGCGAACTCCTACTCTCGGCCCGCATGGCGCGCGCCTTCACCCTTCTCGTGTTCGGCACGACGTTCGGAGCCTTCGCCATCGAACGCCTCATGGGCCGGGTGACCTACGTGACGATGGTCGCGGGGCTGTGCGCCCTCGCCGTGGCCATGCTCGTCGCGCGCCGCGGAGAGCTGTCGCCGCTGCGGCTGGCATCCGCGACCCTCGCCCTCTTCCTCGGGTGGACGGCGGTGAGCGTCTTCTGGTCGACCGATCAACCGAAGTCCCTGATCGGCTGGGTGGCGCTGGCCGCGCTCTCGCTGCTGGGGGTCACGATCGCCCACGTGCGCGACACCCTGCAGACCGCGCGGGCGCTGGGCGACGTCATGCGGTGGCTGCTCGCGGTCTCGCTGGGCGTCGAGATCCTCTTCGGGATCCTCATCGACATGCCCTTCCCCCTGCTGGGCGTGCAGGGCCTCATCGCAGAGCTCGGGCCCGTGCAGGGGATCTTCGGCACCCGCAATGCGCTCGGCTTCGTCGCCGTGCTCGCATTGATCACCTTCCTCGTCGAGTGGCGCACCTCATCCGTGCGTCCCGGCGTCGCGGTCTTCTCCGTGATCCTCGCGGGTGGTCTGGCCGTGCTGAGCGACTCCCCCACGGTGATCGTGATCGCACTCATCGTGGGGCTGGCGACCCTCACGCTCATGGTCGTGCGCCACACCCGGCCCGAGTCGAGGCCCATGCTGCAGGCGACGCTGGCCGGCATCGTCGTGGTCGCCCTCGCGGTGGCGTACGCCGCGCGCGGCCCCATCATCGCCATGCTCGGCGCCGGCAGCGACTTCTCGACGCGCGCGGATCTGTGGAACACGATCCTCGACTACGTCCGTTATCACCCGGTGCAGGGATGGGGCTGGTACGGCACATGGTCCACGACCGAGTTCCCGTTCCTGTCCATCAACGTGAACCTGGGCGAGCGCCACGCGTCGGCGCTCAACGCCTACTTCGACATCCTCCTGCAGGTGGGATGGTTCGGGCTGCTGCTGTTCGCGGGCTTCTGCGTCATCGCGCTGGTGCGGTCGTGGCTCGAGGCCAGCAACCGACGCGCCGTGGTGTACACCTGGACTCCCCTCATCCTGACGGCGCTGCTCATCGACTCCGTGTTCGAGAGCTTCACCCTGTTCGGGTACGGATGGCTCCTTCTGGTGGTGTGCGCCAGCCGCGCGGGGCAGTCGCGGTCGTGGCGGGACCGCCTCGACAGCGGGGACCCGGTCCCCACCGTCCTCCCGGAGGAGCCTGGTCGCTGA
- a CDS encoding O-antigen ligase family protein: MAVRTQHPAGPAPAPPLRERTGHLLLRAWCVFVVFQAIAGTAWTLAFGVAASTVIVVATAVVSLVVWLLMRPPIDVRRLPWFVLAYGVWAAASLIWSAWPATTGTTLALWLITTGQGLFVAAILTWREIVAAISAALKWSLGLSLVFELVVSLFVRRPILPGWVLPERGVKYDPIVYWSRNNLFDLDGRIQGIQGNANLLAVVALLGLIVFSIRWAAHAERRASAIVWISIAALLFVHAGSATAYLSAAAVIVVLVTVLLMRTVTRPGGRTGYYAAYAGVALAGAGILFFARDTLFTALGRSADLTGREGIWEQVLARAGEHPVIGWGFASPWLPWDSHFDGWIVDHGETVMQAHNMWIDVFLQLGVIGVLLMAGVYATFIWRAWFFAIDRPRWDLRDDRPYSPLTLLPTLVATVLLVQGLAESGPLVVWGWMLIVLLGLKVRQSPLLGVGPAETSWRIERGDPVTDQA, encoded by the coding sequence ATGGCCGTCCGAACCCAACACCCGGCAGGTCCCGCACCCGCGCCGCCGTTGCGCGAGCGCACGGGACATCTGCTGCTGCGCGCGTGGTGCGTCTTCGTCGTCTTCCAGGCGATCGCCGGCACCGCGTGGACGCTGGCCTTCGGAGTCGCCGCCTCGACCGTGATCGTCGTCGCCACCGCGGTCGTGTCCCTCGTCGTGTGGCTTCTCATGCGACCGCCGATCGACGTGCGGCGCCTCCCGTGGTTCGTGCTCGCGTACGGCGTCTGGGCGGCGGCATCGCTCATCTGGTCGGCGTGGCCCGCGACGACCGGCACGACGCTCGCCCTGTGGCTGATCACGACAGGCCAGGGCCTGTTCGTCGCGGCGATTCTCACCTGGCGCGAGATCGTCGCCGCCATCTCGGCCGCACTGAAGTGGTCACTGGGACTGTCGCTCGTCTTCGAGCTCGTCGTGTCGCTGTTCGTCCGGCGTCCCATTCTGCCGGGGTGGGTGCTTCCGGAGCGGGGCGTGAAGTACGACCCGATCGTCTACTGGTCCCGCAACAACCTCTTCGATCTCGACGGGCGCATCCAGGGCATCCAGGGCAACGCCAACCTCCTCGCCGTCGTCGCACTGCTCGGGCTGATCGTCTTCTCCATCCGGTGGGCCGCGCACGCCGAGCGACGGGCATCCGCGATCGTCTGGATCTCGATCGCAGCGCTGCTGTTCGTCCACGCCGGCTCCGCGACCGCCTACCTCTCGGCGGCCGCCGTCATCGTCGTGCTCGTAACGGTTCTGCTCATGCGGACGGTCACGAGGCCCGGCGGACGCACGGGCTACTACGCCGCCTACGCCGGCGTGGCTCTCGCCGGGGCCGGGATCCTCTTCTTCGCGCGCGACACGCTCTTCACGGCCCTCGGCCGGTCTGCGGATCTCACCGGACGCGAGGGCATCTGGGAGCAGGTGCTGGCGCGAGCCGGCGAGCATCCCGTGATCGGATGGGGCTTCGCCTCGCCGTGGCTGCCCTGGGACAGCCACTTCGACGGCTGGATCGTCGACCACGGTGAGACGGTCATGCAGGCGCACAACATGTGGATCGACGTCTTCCTGCAACTCGGCGTGATCGGCGTGCTGCTCATGGCGGGCGTCTACGCGACCTTCATCTGGCGCGCCTGGTTCTTCGCCATCGACCGCCCGCGATGGGATCTGCGCGACGACCGCCCGTACTCCCCGTTGACGCTCTTGCCCACGCTCGTCGCCACCGTTCTGCTCGTGCAGGGCCTCGCGGAATCCGGCCCGCTGGTGGTGTGGGGCTGGATGCTCATCGTGCTGCTCGGGCTCAAGGTGCGACAGTCGCCGCTGCTGGGCGTGGGTCCCGCGGAGACCTCGTGGCGTATCGAGCGCGGCGACCCCGTGACGGATCAGGCATGA
- the manA gene encoding mannose-6-phosphate isomerase, class I, translated as MLAELTNVPRDYSWGSSHLIADLQGREPSGAPEAEVWFGDHPGSPALLPSLGMTLDAWFDAQDSGADHARRLPYLLKLLAAGSPLSIQVHPSKQQAVEGFAREEAAGIPRDAAHRTYKDDNHKPEVIVAVSERFEALAGLRPLAATRGILAALPQNDGVTALGRALEGSDEASALRDALGWLLSGRAQDVVDGVIAAVREAAQAAPSDHFAALTRVADAYPSDPGVVVALLMNHVVLARGEAIFVPAGVLHAYLSGLGVEIMAASDNVLRGGLTPKHIDVDELLRILDTTPGEAPRLPAIVGEPGVDVFAPGIADFELLRVTVDEGEVRRVRLRGPAIAVATMGAPIVSAAGTRVQLSPGAAAFATPDEQHLEVTGAGELFLAMPGR; from the coding sequence GTGCTGGCCGAGCTGACCAACGTCCCCCGTGACTACTCCTGGGGCTCTTCCCATCTCATCGCAGACCTGCAGGGACGCGAGCCCTCCGGAGCGCCCGAAGCCGAGGTATGGTTCGGCGACCATCCGGGATCGCCCGCCCTGCTTCCCTCCCTCGGGATGACGCTGGATGCCTGGTTCGACGCGCAGGATTCGGGTGCGGACCACGCCAGGCGACTGCCGTATCTGCTCAAGCTGCTCGCCGCAGGCTCGCCCCTCTCGATCCAGGTGCACCCGTCGAAGCAGCAGGCCGTCGAGGGCTTCGCCCGTGAGGAGGCCGCCGGGATCCCACGGGATGCGGCCCACCGCACCTATAAGGACGACAACCACAAGCCCGAGGTCATCGTGGCGGTGAGCGAGCGCTTCGAGGCGCTCGCGGGACTCCGACCCCTGGCCGCGACGCGGGGCATCCTCGCCGCGCTGCCTCAGAACGATGGCGTGACGGCCCTCGGCCGGGCGCTTGAGGGCTCCGATGAAGCCTCCGCGCTGCGAGACGCGCTCGGCTGGCTGTTGTCGGGCCGGGCTCAGGACGTCGTCGACGGGGTGATCGCCGCCGTGCGAGAGGCCGCGCAGGCGGCGCCCTCCGACCACTTCGCCGCGCTGACCCGGGTCGCCGACGCGTACCCGTCGGATCCCGGTGTGGTGGTCGCGCTGCTCATGAACCACGTGGTGCTCGCGCGGGGCGAGGCGATCTTCGTTCCGGCCGGTGTCCTGCACGCCTACCTCTCCGGCCTCGGCGTTGAGATCATGGCGGCCAGCGACAATGTGCTGCGCGGCGGTCTCACGCCCAAGCACATCGACGTCGACGAGCTGCTCCGCATCCTCGACACGACACCCGGCGAGGCGCCGAGACTTCCGGCGATCGTGGGGGAGCCGGGCGTCGACGTCTTCGCGCCGGGGATCGCCGACTTCGAACTGCTGCGGGTGACGGTGGACGAGGGTGAGGTGCGTCGCGTGCGCCTTCGCGGCCCCGCCATCGCCGTGGCGACGATGGGTGCGCCGATCGTCTCGGCAGCGGGAACGCGGGTGCAGCTCTCACCCGGTGCCGCGGCGTTCGCCACGCCCGACGAGCAGCACCTCGAGGTCACGGGTGCGGGGGAGCTGTTCCTCGCGATGCCGGGACGCTGA
- a CDS encoding WhiB family transcriptional regulator, whose protein sequence is MASAPYRSGVPDNWHVDPVFLGVPGVRREAPVDDDNPLAWQTDALCAQTDPEAFFPEKGGSTRDAKRICTTCDVRDECLEYALRNDERFGIWGGLSERERRKLKRRVS, encoded by the coding sequence ATGGCGAGCGCACCGTACCGCTCAGGCGTTCCCGACAACTGGCATGTCGATCCCGTCTTCCTCGGGGTCCCCGGCGTTCGCCGCGAAGCTCCCGTCGACGACGACAATCCGCTGGCGTGGCAGACGGACGCGCTGTGCGCGCAGACCGATCCCGAGGCGTTCTTCCCCGAGAAGGGCGGCTCCACCCGCGACGCGAAGCGCATCTGCACGACCTGCGATGTCCGCGACGAATGCCTCGAGTACGCGCTGCGCAACGACGAGCGGTTCGGCATCTGGGGCGGGCTCAGCGAGCGCGAGCGTCGCAAACTCAAGCGTCGTGTGAGCTGA